A stretch of Pseudomonas taetrolens DNA encodes these proteins:
- a CDS encoding MurR/RpiR family transcriptional regulator → MRNLLEQIKGRLEELNKAERKVAEVILQNPQQATRFSIAALAQAASVSEPTVNRFCRSFGVSGYPELKLQLAQSLASGAAYVSRAVEADDDPQAYTQKIFGSAIASLDSACQALDPNLISRAVDLLIQARQIHFFGLGASAPVALDAQHKFFRFNLAVTAHADVLMQRMIASVAHTGELFVIISYTGRTRELVEVARIARANGASVLGLTAENSPLAKASTLSLNIPLPEDTDIYMPMTSRIIQLTVLDVLATGMTLRRGVDFQPHLRKIKESLNASRYPVGDEFN, encoded by the coding sequence GTGCGCAATTTACTCGAACAGATCAAGGGTCGCCTTGAAGAACTGAACAAGGCCGAGCGTAAAGTCGCCGAAGTCATCCTGCAGAATCCGCAGCAGGCGACCCGTTTCAGCATCGCAGCACTCGCTCAGGCAGCCTCCGTCAGTGAGCCTACGGTTAACCGTTTCTGTCGCTCCTTTGGTGTCAGCGGCTACCCTGAATTAAAGCTGCAATTGGCGCAAAGCCTTGCCAGTGGCGCGGCCTATGTCAGCCGCGCGGTCGAAGCCGACGATGATCCACAAGCCTACACCCAGAAAATCTTCGGCAGTGCCATAGCTTCGCTGGACAGTGCCTGCCAGGCCCTGGACCCGAACCTTATCAGCCGCGCAGTCGATTTGCTGATCCAGGCACGCCAGATCCACTTTTTTGGGCTGGGCGCTTCAGCGCCGGTGGCGCTGGATGCGCAGCACAAGTTCTTCCGCTTCAACCTCGCCGTCACCGCCCATGCTGACGTGCTGATGCAGCGCATGATTGCGTCGGTGGCCCACACCGGCGAGTTGTTTGTGATTATTTCCTACACGGGGCGTACCCGGGAGCTGGTCGAAGTCGCCCGTATAGCACGGGCCAACGGTGCCTCGGTCCTGGGTCTGACCGCAGAGAACTCGCCGCTGGCCAAAGCCAGCACCTTGAGCCTGAACATTCCGCTGCCTGAAGACACGGACATCTATATGCCGATGACTTCGCGCATCATCCAGCTCACCGTGCTCGATGTGCTGGCAACCGGCATGACCTTGCGCCGGGGCGTGGACTTCCAGCCGCACTTGCGCAAAATCAAGGAAAGCCTCAACGCCAGCCGCTACCCGGTAGGGGATGAGTTCAACTGA
- a CDS encoding MaoC family dehydratase has translation MTQVTNTPYEALEVGQTASYSKTVEERDIQLFAAMSGDHNPVHLDPEFAAATMFKERIAHGMFSGALISAAVACELPGPGTIYVGQQMSFQKPVKIGDTLTVRLEILEKLPKFRVRIATRVFNQRDELVVDGEAEIIAPRKQQTVNLTVLPAISIG, from the coding sequence ATGACCCAGGTTACCAACACCCCGTATGAAGCCCTCGAAGTCGGCCAGACCGCCAGCTACAGCAAAACCGTCGAAGAGCGCGATATCCAGCTTTTTGCGGCCATGTCCGGTGACCACAACCCGGTGCACCTCGATCCCGAGTTTGCGGCTGCAACCATGTTCAAAGAGCGTATCGCTCACGGAATGTTCAGCGGCGCGCTGATCAGTGCCGCTGTGGCCTGCGAACTGCCTGGCCCGGGAACGATTTATGTCGGCCAGCAGATGAGCTTTCAAAAGCCGGTGAAAATTGGCGATACCCTGACCGTACGCCTGGAAATCCTGGAAAAACTGCCGAAATTCCGCGTCCGTATTGCAACCCGTGTGTTCAATCAGCGCGATGAGCTGGTTGTCGACGGTGAGGCCGAGATCATTGCCCCACGCAAGCAACAGACCGTAAACCTGACAGTATTGCCAGCGATCAGCATTGGCTAA
- a CDS encoding D-hexose-6-phosphate mutarotase, translating into MHEHPLHRFFKSKREQPVFQWERFQLRDVLVIDHPHCQAVFSRQGAQLLHFQPTGQKPWLWCAAKWPQVGAIRGGVPIFWPWYGRHPSENAWPSHGWARLIDWKLLDSSFDEEGVSLHWRLQLCDWQVDLHARLGEDMELRLSTEHQDDEPCQLSQALRAYWRIGDVAEVALSGLDGAHGYDQLNREVCQQKGELRVDGGCQRVFQHDGEMQLNDHAWRRALSIDTGDRANTVVWHPGKRPLLGVSWNEVMGFVCVESTSGGARSQSLAPGEQAHLSLQARAGLVEA; encoded by the coding sequence ATGCATGAGCATCCGCTTCACCGTTTTTTCAAATCCAAACGCGAACAACCTGTCTTCCAGTGGGAACGCTTCCAGCTGCGCGATGTACTGGTGATTGACCACCCGCATTGTCAGGCGGTGTTCAGTCGTCAGGGCGCTCAGTTGCTGCACTTCCAGCCAACCGGGCAAAAGCCGTGGCTGTGGTGTGCGGCCAAGTGGCCACAGGTGGGTGCCATTCGGGGCGGGGTTCCGATCTTCTGGCCATGGTACGGCCGTCATCCCAGTGAGAACGCATGGCCATCCCATGGTTGGGCGCGGTTGATCGACTGGAAGCTGTTGGACAGCAGCTTTGACGAGGAGGGCGTGAGCCTGCATTGGCGTTTACAGCTGTGCGACTGGCAGGTCGACCTCCACGCGCGTCTGGGCGAAGACATGGAGTTGCGCCTGAGCACCGAACATCAGGACGACGAACCGTGCCAGCTGAGCCAGGCTTTGCGTGCTTACTGGCGTATTGGCGATGTCGCAGAGGTAGCGCTGTCTGGTCTGGACGGGGCGCACGGCTATGACCAGCTCAATCGCGAGGTTTGCCAGCAAAAAGGCGAATTGCGCGTCGATGGCGGCTGTCAGCGGGTATTTCAACATGATGGTGAAATGCAGCTCAATGACCATGCCTGGCGACGGGCGTTGAGCATTGATACCGGTGATCGGGCCAATACCGTGGTCTGGCATCCGGGCAAGCGCCCGCTGCTGGGTGTGAGCTGGAATGAAGTGATGGGTTTTGTCTGCGTCGAATCCACCAGTGGTGGAGCCCGGAGCCAGAGCCTGGCCCCCGGCGAGCAAGCCCACTTGAGCTTGCAGGCGCGGGCAGGGCTGGTAGAGGCTTAA
- the zwf gene encoding glucose-6-phosphate dehydrogenase yields MSSITVEPCTFALFGALGDLALRKLFPALYQLDRAGLLHADTRIIALAREPGEASVHLAHIDSQLRKFVGAREIEDDVLNRFLARLSYLHVDFLKTEDYLALAEEAGTEQRLIAYFATPAAVYGAICENLSKVGLAENTRVVLEKPIGSDLDSSRKVNDAVAQFFPENRTYRIDHYLGKETVQNLIALRFANSLFETQWNQRYISHVEITVAEKVGIEGRWGYFDKAGQLRDMIQNHLLQLLCLIAMDPPADLSADSIRDEKVKVLKALAPISAEGLTTQVVRGQYIAGYSEGQSVPGYLEEENSNTQSDTETFVALRADIRNWRWAGVPFYLRTGKRMPQKLSQIVIHFKEPSHYIFAPEQRLQIGNKLIIRLQPDEGISLRVMTKEQGLDKGMQLRSGPLQLNFSDTYRSARIPDAYERLLLEVMRGNQNLFVRKDEIEAAWKWCDQLIAGWKKSGDAPKPYAAGSWGPMSSIALITRDGRSWYGDI; encoded by the coding sequence ATGTCTTCGATTACGGTTGAACCTTGCACCTTCGCCCTGTTCGGCGCCTTGGGCGATCTGGCCTTGCGCAAGCTGTTTCCTGCCTTGTACCAACTGGATCGCGCCGGCCTGCTGCATGCCGACACGCGCATCATCGCGCTGGCTCGGGAGCCCGGTGAGGCCTCTGTGCACCTGGCCCATATCGACAGCCAGCTGCGCAAGTTTGTCGGCGCCCGGGAAATCGAAGATGACGTGCTGAACCGCTTCCTGGCGCGTTTGAGCTACCTGCATGTGGACTTTCTCAAGACCGAAGATTATCTGGCCCTGGCTGAAGAGGCCGGTACCGAACAGCGTCTGATCGCTTACTTCGCCACCCCCGCAGCGGTTTACGGGGCGATTTGCGAGAACCTGTCGAAAGTCGGTCTGGCCGAAAACACCCGAGTGGTGCTGGAAAAGCCCATCGGCTCGGACCTCGACTCGTCACGCAAGGTCAACGATGCCGTGGCGCAGTTCTTCCCGGAGAACCGCACTTACCGTATCGACCACTATCTGGGCAAAGAAACCGTACAAAACCTGATTGCCCTGCGATTTGCCAACAGCCTGTTCGAAACCCAGTGGAACCAGCGCTATATCTCGCACGTTGAAATCACCGTGGCCGAGAAGGTCGGTATCGAAGGCCGTTGGGGGTATTTCGACAAGGCAGGTCAGCTGCGGGACATGATTCAAAACCACTTGTTGCAGCTGCTGTGCCTGATTGCGATGGACCCGCCTGCGGATCTCTCGGCAGACAGCATTCGCGACGAGAAAGTCAAAGTCCTCAAGGCGCTGGCCCCGATCAGTGCCGAAGGTCTGACCACCCAGGTGGTGCGCGGTCAATACATTGCCGGATACAGCGAAGGCCAGTCGGTGCCGGGTTACCTGGAGGAAGAAAACTCCAACACCCAGAGCGATACCGAAACTTTCGTCGCCCTGCGGGCCGATATCCGCAACTGGCGTTGGGCAGGTGTGCCTTTTTACCTGCGCACCGGCAAACGCATGCCGCAGAAGCTGTCGCAGATCGTGATCCATTTTAAAGAGCCATCGCATTACATCTTCGCGCCCGAGCAGCGTCTGCAAATCGGCAACAAGCTGATTATTCGCCTGCAACCGGACGAAGGTATTTCCTTGCGTGTGATGACCAAGGAACAGGGCCTGGACAAAGGCATGCAGCTGCGTAGCGGCCCGTTGCAACTGAATTTTTCCGACACGTATCGCAGTGCGCGGATCCCGGATGCCTATGAGCGACTGTTGCTCGAAGTCATGCGCGGCAACCAGAACCTGTTTGTACGCAAAGACGAAATTGAAGCGGCATGGAAATGGTGTGACCAGTTGATCGCTGGCTGGAAGAAGTCTGGCGATGCGCCCAAACCGTACGCGGCGGGCTCCTGGGGGCCGATGAGTTCCATTGCATTGATTACGCGAGACGGGAGGTCATGGTATGGCGATATCTGA
- a CDS encoding carbohydrate ABC transporter permease translates to MINAQRFTFSRLAIYATLIFAAAIYLVPLVVMLLTSFKSPEDIRTGNLLSWPQVIEGIGWIKAWDSVGGYFWNSVKITVPAVLISTFIGAMNGYVLSMWRFRGSQLFFGLLLFGCFLPFQTVLLPASFTIGKLGLANTTTGLVLVHVVYGLAFTTLFFRNYYVSIPDALVKAARLDGAGFFTIFGRILLPMSIPIVMVCLIWQFTQIWNDFLFGVVFASGDAQPITVALNNLVNTSTGAKEYNVDMAAAMIAGLPTLLVYIFAGKYFLRGLTSGAVKG, encoded by the coding sequence ATGATTAATGCACAGCGTTTTACCTTCAGCCGTCTGGCCATTTACGCCACGCTGATTTTCGCGGCAGCGATCTATCTGGTGCCGCTGGTCGTGATGTTGCTCACCAGTTTCAAAAGCCCGGAAGACATTCGGACCGGCAACTTGCTGAGCTGGCCACAAGTGATCGAGGGGATTGGCTGGATCAAGGCCTGGGACTCGGTCGGCGGGTATTTCTGGAACTCAGTCAAAATCACTGTGCCGGCGGTGTTGATCTCGACCTTTATCGGCGCCATGAACGGTTACGTCTTGTCGATGTGGCGTTTTCGCGGCTCGCAGTTATTTTTTGGCTTGCTGCTGTTTGGTTGCTTCCTGCCGTTTCAAACCGTGTTGCTGCCAGCCTCGTTCACCATCGGCAAACTCGGACTGGCCAATACCACCACAGGCCTGGTGCTGGTGCATGTGGTCTACGGCCTGGCCTTCACCACACTGTTTTTCCGTAACTACTACGTGAGTATCCCGGATGCGTTGGTCAAGGCAGCACGACTGGACGGTGCCGGCTTCTTCACGATTTTCGGCCGCATCCTGCTGCCAATGTCGATCCCGATAGTGATGGTGTGTCTGATCTGGCAGTTCACTCAAATATGGAATGACTTTCTGTTTGGCGTGGTGTTCGCCAGTGGCGATGCGCAGCCCATTACCGTGGCCTTGAACAATCTGGTCAACACCAGTACCGGCGCCAAGGAATACAACGTCGACATGGCCGCAGCCATGATCGCCGGGCTGCCGACACTGTTGGTCTACATCTTTGCGGGCAAGTATTTCCTGCGCGGGCTCACCTCCGGCGCGGTCAAGGGGTAA
- a CDS encoding carbohydrate porin, whose protein sequence is MTKRMTRTRLACQLSAIAALSLGAGSGYAAEAFSADSPWMTGDWGGERTRLIEQGIDIKMDYVGEMGANLHGGYNDNKTARYSDQFGLGAAFDLQKLLGWDNTQAKIQITNRNGQNISNDRIGDPRAGTLSSSQEVYGRGHMVRLTQLYIQHQFLDGKLDVKAGYFGEGEDFNTFPCDFQNLAFCGSQVGNWATNIWYNWPVSQAALRVKYNITPELYAQIGAYNQNPSQLEHGNGFKLSGSGTKGTVLPVELVWSPKVNNLPGEYRVGYYKSTASADDVIEDVNGGDAATTGDDYRVRDSKHGYWFVAQQQLTTHNGDASRGLNVAANATFHDKETNIVDNYQSLMFVYKGPFDARPKDDIGIGFARIHVNDDVKKNAELANAAIGVSNYDNPLYTPLRNTEYNYELNYGFHVTNWLTVRPNLQYITHPGGVNQVDDALVAGLKIQSVF, encoded by the coding sequence ATGACTAAAAGAATGACCCGTACCCGCCTGGCTTGCCAGCTGTCGGCAATCGCTGCACTGAGCCTGGGGGCTGGCAGTGGTTATGCCGCCGAAGCGTTCAGCGCTGATTCACCCTGGATGACCGGCGACTGGGGGGGCGAGCGGACCCGGCTGATCGAGCAGGGTATCGACATCAAAATGGATTATGTCGGTGAAATGGGCGCCAACCTGCACGGCGGCTACAACGACAACAAAACGGCACGTTACAGTGACCAGTTCGGTCTGGGTGCTGCATTCGATCTGCAAAAACTGCTCGGCTGGGACAACACCCAGGCCAAGATCCAGATCACCAACCGTAACGGTCAGAATATCTCCAATGACCGTATCGGCGACCCGCGTGCGGGTACCTTGAGTTCTTCCCAGGAAGTCTACGGCCGTGGTCACATGGTTCGCCTGACCCAGTTGTATATCCAGCATCAATTCCTCGACGGCAAACTGGACGTTAAAGCCGGCTACTTTGGCGAAGGTGAAGACTTCAACACCTTCCCGTGCGACTTCCAGAACCTGGCGTTTTGCGGTTCCCAGGTGGGCAACTGGGCCACCAACATCTGGTACAACTGGCCGGTCAGCCAGGCTGCTCTGCGCGTGAAGTACAACATCACGCCTGAGCTGTATGCGCAGATCGGCGCGTACAACCAGAACCCGTCACAGCTGGAGCACGGCAACGGCTTCAAACTCAGCGGCAGCGGTACCAAAGGCACCGTCCTGCCCGTCGAACTGGTCTGGTCGCCCAAGGTCAACAACCTGCCGGGCGAATACCGTGTCGGTTACTACAAGAGCACGGCCTCTGCCGATGACGTGATCGAAGACGTAAACGGCGGGGACGCGGCCACCACCGGTGACGATTATCGTGTTCGCGACAGCAAGCACGGCTACTGGTTTGTGGCGCAACAACAGCTCACCACCCACAACGGCGACGCTAGTCGTGGCTTGAACGTGGCAGCCAATGCCACCTTCCACGACAAGGAAACCAACATCGTCGACAACTACCAGTCCCTGATGTTTGTGTACAAGGGGCCGTTCGATGCGCGTCCAAAAGATGACATCGGTATCGGTTTCGCCCGTATCCATGTCAACGATGACGTGAAGAAAAACGCCGAGCTGGCCAACGCCGCCATTGGTGTCAGCAATTATGACAACCCGTTGTACACGCCTCTGCGTAACACCGAGTACAACTACGAGCTCAACTACGGCTTCCACGTGACTAACTGGCTGACGGTGCGTCCAAACCTGCAATACATCACTCATCCGGGTGGCGTGAATCAAGTCGACGACGCTCTGGTGGCCGGTCTGAAAATTCAGTCGGTGTTCTAG
- a CDS encoding ABC transporter ATP-binding protein, producing the protein MATLELRNVNKTYGKGLPDTLKDIELKIDDGEFLILVGPSGCGKSTLMNCIAGLESISGGSILVDDADISGMSPKDRDIAMVFQSYALYPTMNVRDNIAFGLKIRKMSAAAIDEEVARVAKLLQIEHLLTRKPGQLSGGQQQRVAMGRALARRPKIYLFDEPLSNLDAKLRVEMRTEMKLMHQRLKTTTVYVTHDQIEAMTLGDKVAVMKDGIIQQFGTPKQIYNDPANLFVASFIGSPPMNFIPLRLQRQEGRLLALLDSGQARCELPLGARDPGLEDRDVIVGIRAEQIVLASGEPNGLPTIRAEVQVVEPTGPDTLVFVTLNGSKVCCRMAPDDAPEVGQNLNLQFDPAKVLLFDANTGERLGVMHSLQDQVRADNVARFKGR; encoded by the coding sequence ATGGCAACTCTCGAATTACGCAACGTCAACAAAACCTACGGCAAAGGGCTGCCGGACACACTCAAAGACATCGAGTTGAAAATCGATGATGGCGAATTTCTGATCCTGGTGGGGCCTTCGGGCTGCGGCAAGTCGACCCTGATGAACTGTATCGCCGGACTTGAAAGCATCAGCGGCGGATCGATTCTGGTAGACGACGCCGACATCAGCGGCATGAGCCCGAAAGATCGCGACATCGCCATGGTGTTTCAGTCGTACGCGCTGTACCCGACCATGAACGTGCGCGACAACATCGCGTTCGGTCTGAAGATCCGCAAAATGAGTGCTGCGGCGATCGATGAAGAAGTGGCACGGGTCGCCAAGCTGTTGCAGATCGAACACTTGCTGACCCGCAAGCCCGGCCAGCTGTCGGGCGGCCAGCAGCAGCGCGTGGCCATGGGCAGGGCGTTGGCGCGACGGCCGAAGATTTATCTGTTCGACGAACCGCTGTCCAACCTCGACGCCAAGCTGCGGGTCGAGATGCGCACTGAAATGAAACTGATGCATCAGCGCCTTAAAACTACCACGGTCTACGTGACCCACGACCAGATTGAAGCCATGACCTTGGGCGACAAAGTGGCGGTGATGAAGGACGGGATCATTCAACAGTTCGGCACTCCCAAACAGATCTACAACGATCCGGCCAACCTGTTTGTCGCCAGCTTTATCGGTTCGCCGCCGATGAACTTCATTCCTTTGCGCCTGCAACGTCAGGAAGGTCGTTTGCTGGCGCTGCTCGACAGCGGGCAGGCCCGGTGCGAGTTGCCGCTGGGTGCGCGTGACCCGGGTCTTGAGGATCGCGATGTGATTGTCGGCATTCGCGCCGAGCAAATTGTGCTGGCGTCGGGTGAACCCAATGGTCTGCCAACGATTCGCGCCGAGGTGCAAGTGGTTGAGCCTACCGGTCCGGATACTCTGGTATTTGTGACCCTCAATGGCAGCAAGGTCTGCTGCCGGATGGCCCCCGATGATGCGCCTGAGGTGGGTCAAAATCTCAATTTGCAGTTCGATCCAGCTAAAGTGCTACTGTTTGATGCAAACACGGGTGAACGTTTGGGAGTGATGCATTCACTTCAGGACCAAGTCCGGGCTGATAACGTGGCGCGATTCAAGGGTCGTTAA
- the pgl gene encoding 6-phosphogluconolactonase → MAISDLKLPEGVTAHTFEHSAALARELAKKVAAQLSAAIAGTGQATLVVSGGRSPVAFFEHLREQPLEWSKVVVSLADERWVPVEHVDSNAGLLKKHLLQGAAAKARFVGLYNVAANLEDAAEQADRLLAELPPIDVLILGMGDDGHTASLFPDSPNLNQALQLDNPRRCWPMLAPTVPHQRLSMSRSLLASAKTTVLSIQGQSKLNTLNDALAGNDVAALPIRAFLQPTLEIYWCP, encoded by the coding sequence ATGGCGATATCTGATTTGAAACTGCCTGAAGGTGTCACTGCGCACACGTTCGAGCATTCGGCGGCTTTGGCCCGTGAACTGGCCAAAAAAGTCGCTGCGCAATTGAGTGCAGCCATTGCCGGGACTGGCCAGGCAACGCTGGTGGTCTCAGGCGGTCGTAGCCCCGTGGCTTTTTTTGAGCACCTGCGTGAACAACCGCTCGAGTGGTCGAAAGTGGTGGTGAGCCTTGCTGATGAGCGCTGGGTTCCGGTGGAACACGTCGACAGCAATGCCGGGTTGCTTAAAAAGCATCTACTGCAAGGCGCTGCCGCCAAGGCGCGCTTTGTCGGCTTGTACAACGTGGCGGCCAATCTTGAGGATGCGGCAGAACAGGCTGATCGGTTGTTGGCCGAGTTACCACCGATTGACGTGCTGATTCTGGGCATGGGTGATGACGGTCATACCGCGTCGCTGTTCCCGGACAGCCCGAACCTGAATCAGGCCTTGCAACTGGACAACCCGCGCCGTTGCTGGCCGATGCTGGCACCGACCGTGCCGCATCAGCGCTTGAGCATGAGCCGTAGTTTATTGGCGAGTGCCAAAACCACGGTGCTGTCGATTCAAGGGCAGTCCAAATTGAATACCCTAAATGACGCACTGGCTGGCAATGATGTTGCTGCCTTGCCGATTCGTGCCTTTCTGCAACCTACGTTAGAGATTTACTGGTGCCCATGA
- a CDS encoding ferritin-like domain-containing protein, protein MTDLNKEAISVLNDLIETSKDGQEGFKTCAEDIKHPELKTFFAKRSADCATAASELQARVRELGGDPETGTSVAGDLHRRWVDLKSLVTGKSDEAILNEAERGEDHALKAYKEAIESINKHGLVNIRDLVERQYHGVQRNHDQVKALRNQARAQS, encoded by the coding sequence ATGACTGACCTTAATAAAGAAGCCATTTCTGTCCTGAACGATTTGATCGAAACCAGTAAAGATGGTCAGGAAGGTTTTAAAACCTGCGCTGAAGACATCAAGCATCCAGAGCTCAAAACGTTTTTTGCCAAACGCTCTGCCGATTGCGCCACTGCGGCCTCCGAATTGCAGGCCAGGGTCCGGGAGTTGGGCGGTGATCCAGAGACCGGTACCAGCGTGGCTGGCGATCTGCACCGCCGCTGGGTTGACCTGAAGTCACTGGTTACCGGCAAGAGCGATGAGGCGATTCTCAACGAAGCCGAGCGTGGGGAAGACCATGCGCTGAAGGCTTATAAAGAAGCCATCGAAAGTATCAACAAGCACGGCCTGGTGAATATTCGTGATCTGGTCGAGCGCCAGTACCATGGCGTGCAACGCAATCACGATCAGGTCAAAGCCCTGCGCAACCAGGCGCGCGCTCAATCCTGA
- a CDS encoding DUF3820 family protein: MNPEKLELLVTREMPFGKYKGRIIADLPGQYLNWFAREGFPNGELGGLLALMQEIDHNGLSDLLDPLRAKHGKPKPRH, translated from the coding sequence ATGAACCCCGAAAAACTCGAACTGCTGGTGACACGCGAAATGCCCTTTGGCAAATACAAGGGTCGGATCATCGCCGACCTGCCTGGCCAGTACTTGAACTGGTTTGCCCGAGAAGGCTTTCCCAACGGAGAGCTGGGTGGCTTGCTGGCACTGATGCAAGAGATTGACCACAACGGGTTGTCGGATTTGCTCGACCCGTTGCGCGCCAAACACGGAAAACCCAAACCTCGACACTGA
- a CDS encoding aminotransferase class V-fold PLP-dependent enzyme — MPRIEENARDENFWHTIAQRYDLEHGPINLENGYFGRMTRSVAQDYQHQIDFINRINSVHVRQQFDDTQSTEIRNRLADLLEVDHASIALTRCASDALQSLIGNYNGLQPGDQLLICDLEYPSVEYAMRWVARQRGLEIIEITHSHPATHESLIAGYREAFERHPRIKLMTLTHVTHRTGLVLPVQAIVQLAKEHGVDVVLDGAHALGQIDFDLQAMGVAFAGYNLHKWIGAPLTLGFMYIDPKRLSSIDPDMGNQRLPEPDVRNRAPYGTVNIPAWLTLPKVLQEHIELGGSAVKGARLNYLRNLWVSEARQLPGIEVLTPDDPRLHCAITSFRFTHLDDQQPMVERLLNDYNLFTVARSGSACGSCIRITVGFATTLEDINQLIKALRELSCNASA; from the coding sequence ATGCCAAGGATTGAAGAGAACGCACGCGACGAAAACTTCTGGCACACCATTGCTCAGCGCTATGACCTGGAGCACGGGCCGATCAATCTGGAAAACGGCTATTTCGGGCGAATGACCCGCAGCGTGGCCCAGGACTATCAACACCAGATCGACTTTATAAACCGCATCAACTCGGTGCATGTCCGCCAGCAATTCGATGACACCCAAAGCACTGAAATCCGCAACCGGCTGGCGGACCTGCTGGAGGTCGATCACGCCAGTATCGCCCTCACCCGTTGCGCCTCCGATGCTTTGCAATCCTTGATTGGCAATTACAACGGCCTGCAGCCCGGCGATCAGTTACTGATCTGCGATCTGGAATACCCCAGCGTCGAGTACGCCATGCGTTGGGTCGCCCGGCAACGCGGGCTTGAGATCATCGAGATCACCCACTCACACCCGGCCACCCATGAAAGCCTGATCGCCGGTTATCGCGAGGCATTCGAACGTCATCCGCGGATCAAACTGATGACCCTGACCCATGTCACACACCGCACCGGGCTGGTGCTGCCGGTTCAAGCAATTGTGCAACTGGCAAAAGAACATGGGGTAGATGTGGTGCTTGACGGTGCTCACGCCTTGGGCCAAATCGATTTTGACCTGCAAGCAATGGGCGTGGCCTTCGCCGGCTACAACCTGCACAAGTGGATCGGCGCACCGCTGACACTGGGCTTTATGTACATCGACCCCAAGCGCCTGAGCAGTATTGACCCGGACATGGGCAACCAGCGACTTCCCGAGCCGGATGTCCGCAACCGTGCGCCCTATGGCACGGTCAATATCCCGGCCTGGCTGACGCTGCCCAAGGTACTCCAGGAGCATATTGAGCTGGGTGGCTCTGCAGTCAAGGGCGCACGCCTCAACTACCTGCGCAATTTATGGGTTAGCGAAGCACGTCAGCTGCCGGGTATCGAAGTACTGACGCCGGACGACCCACGACTGCACTGCGCCATCACGTCATTCCGTTTTACGCATCTGGACGATCAGCAGCCGATGGTCGAGCGCCTGCTCAACGACTACAACCTGTTCACGGTTGCCCGCAGTGGCTCGGCTTGCGGCAGCTGTATCCGGATCACCGTGGGCTTTGCCACTACGCTGGAAGACATCAATCAGCTAATCAAGGCGTTGCGTGAGCTTTCCTGCAACGCCAGCGCGTGA
- a CDS encoding bifunctional 4-hydroxy-2-oxoglutarate aldolase/2-dehydro-3-deoxy-phosphogluconate aldolase, giving the protein MSQGSAAMTIKTANVSMADKIARIDELCATARILPVITIAREQDILPLADALAAGGLTALEVTLRSQFGLKAIRVLREQRPELVTGAGTVLDRHMLAAAEEAGSQFIVTPGITRDLLEASVDSDIPLLPGISNASGIMEGYGLGYRRFKLFPAEVSGGVAAIKALGGPFGEVKFCPTGGVSPANIRNYMALKNVMCVGGSWMLDSEWIKNGDWARIQECTAEALALLD; this is encoded by the coding sequence ATGAGCCAAGGATCAGCTGCCATGACAATAAAAACTGCGAACGTTTCGATGGCGGACAAAATTGCCCGGATCGACGAATTGTGCGCCACCGCGCGAATTCTGCCGGTGATTACCATCGCCCGCGAACAAGACATTCTGCCGCTGGCCGATGCGCTGGCCGCGGGAGGGCTGACCGCGCTGGAAGTGACCCTGCGTTCACAGTTTGGCCTCAAGGCGATTCGTGTGTTGCGTGAGCAACGGCCTGAGCTGGTGACAGGCGCCGGTACGGTGCTTGATCGGCATATGCTGGCAGCCGCTGAAGAAGCTGGCTCGCAATTCATTGTGACCCCAGGTATTACCCGTGACTTGCTTGAAGCCAGTGTCGACAGCGATATTCCGTTGTTGCCGGGTATCAGCAATGCCTCAGGGATCATGGAAGGCTACGGCTTGGGTTACCGTCGATTCAAGCTGTTCCCGGCTGAAGTCAGTGGCGGCGTGGCAGCGATCAAGGCGCTTGGCGGACCGTTCGGTGAAGTTAAATTCTGCCCGACCGGTGGTGTTAGCCCAGCGAACATTCGCAACTACATGGCGTTGAAAAACGTCATGTGTGTGGGCGGCAGCTGGATGCTCGACAGCGAGTGGATCAAGAACGGTGACTGGGCCCGAATCCAGGAATGCACCGCCGAAGCACTGGCGCTGCTGGACTGA